From the genome of Fundulus heteroclitus isolate FHET01 chromosome 7, MU-UCD_Fhet_4.1, whole genome shotgun sequence, one region includes:
- the LOC105930351 gene encoding protein FAM124A isoform X1 — MTVWIQEQRQGDLITALCPQRAVSNPDTKQSEQQHVQTHSSGELSMGELQDPFLVSVHLITDPGQGKSLQRAADAVLAWVHPELQLFRVSERASASQRPWPKRHQNGGPSAGPQPAVAVILFLQEAYGGEEQILTLHRALQRPPWRYHHTENVSNGRSMLPLTPCSQDFFTLSPGTPLWAVRQVHYGKEIVRFTVYCCHENYVDMVRLYKLLLQRRVAQKKEDFCFFVVYSNPDMEIQLSFKRLPRGQNPAALDSAVMEVRVRDVGVLVPLLPHPCSPISDVRWQTEDYDGNKILLQVQGACLRSRRDPCYVAPAVAEPVSAPATFARTVASYKNRRHQQRAASRPRGHQTSSHSSLRLACEERAEQEEWSDRLSPDCRKPPRRGHQSGSLFSLPNLGSTSPTCDAPAPSSNLHDRSCSLKRRPSLVPPFRLNVDSLVGAEETDVDTGNKVDQGSGADLSVVSAYIKSSLPLTPRPLSAPPEDVRPPFSPDVPDNAYKSATLGRAPNSFCRGTHLQSSSLSTSAAPSSSDVSINLSDSCSIISAPAEERVEEEQEFYI; from the exons GTGAGTTATCCATGGGCGAGCTCCAAGATCCATTCCTGGTCAGCGTCCACCTCATCACCGACCCCGGTCAGGGCAAGTCCCTGCAGCGTGCCGCCGACGCCGTGCTGGCGTGGGTCCACCCTGAGCTGCAGCTCTTCAGAGTCTCTGAGCGGGCGTCCGCCTCCCAGCGGCCCTGGCCCAAGCGGCACCAGAATGGCGGCCCGTCCGCGGGGCCTCAGCCGGCCGTGGCCGTCATCCTCTTCCTGCAGGAGGCGTACGGCGGCGAGGAGCAGATCCTGACGCTTCACCGCGCCCTGCAGAGGCCGCCGTGGCGCTACCACCACACAGAGAACGTCAGCAACGGCCGCAGCATGCTGCCTCTCACGCCCTGCAGTCAGGACTTCTTCACCCTGTCTCCCGGCACGCCGCTGTGGGCCGTGCGGCAGGTCCACTACGGCAAGGAGATCGTGCGCTTCACCGTTTACTGTTGCCACGAAAACTACGTCGACATGGTGCGGCTTtacaagctgctgctgcagcgacGCGTGGCGCAGAAGAAGGAggacttttgtttctttgtggtCTACTCCAACCCCGACATGGAGATCCAGCTGTCGTTTAAGAGGCTCCCGCGGGGCCAGAACCCCGCCGCGCTGGATTCCGCCGTGATGGAGGTGAGGGTGCGAGACGTCGGCGTGCTGGTCCCGCTGCTGCCGCACCCCTGCAGCCCTATCAGTGACGTCCGCTGGCAGACGGAGGACTATGACGGAAATAAAATCCTGCTGCAG GTCCAAGGAGCGTGCTTGAGAAGCCGGCGGGATCCCTGCTACGTAGCCCCCGCTGTCGCCGAGCCAGTCTCCGCTCCGGCCACCTTCGCCCGCACCGTCGCCTCCTACAAAAACCGCCGTCATCAGCAGAGAGCGGCCTCCCGTCCCCGGGGCCACCAGACCTCCTCCCACAGCTCCCTCCGTCTGGCCTGCGAGGAGCGGGCTGAGCAGGAGGAGTGGTCCGACCGGCTGAGTCCTGACTGCCGGAAGCCCCCGCGGAGGGGCCACCAGTCGGGCTCCCTTTTCTCCCTACCCAACCTGGGCTCCACCAGCCCCACATGTGACGCCCCTGCTCCATCTTCCAACCTCCACGACAGAAGCTGCTCCCTCAAGAGGAGACCCTCGCTCGTCCCGCCTTTCCGTCTGAACGTGGACTCTCTGGTCGGCGCGGAGGAGACCGACGTGGACACGGGGAACAAAGTGGACCAAGGCAGCGGCGCCGACCTCTCGGTGGTGTCTGCGTACATCAAATCCAGCCTGCCCCTCACCCCCCGGCCACTGTCGGCCCCCCCGGAGGACGTCAGGCCCCCCTTCTCCCCTGACGTTCCAGACAACGCGTACAAGTCGGCCACCCTGGGCCGGGCGCCTAACAGCTTCTGCCGGGGGACGCACCTCCAAAGCAGCAGCTTGAGCACCAGTGCCGCACCGTCCTCGAGTGACGTTTCCATCAACCTGTCCGACAGCTGCAGCATCATCAGTGCGCCGGCTGAGGAGCGGGTAGAAGAGGAGCAGGAATTCTACATTTGA
- the LOC105930351 gene encoding protein FAM124A isoform X4, with the protein MTVWIQEQRQGGELSMGELQDPFLVSVHLITDPGQGKSLQRAADAVLAWVHPELQLFRVSERASASQRPWPKRHQNGGPSAGPQPAVAVILFLQEAYGGEEQILTLHRALQRPPWRYHHTENVSNGRSMLPLTPCSQDFFTLSPGTPLWAVRQVHYGKEIVRFTVYCCHENYVDMVRLYKLLLQRRVAQKKEDFCFFVVYSNPDMEIQLSFKRLPRGQNPAALDSAVMEVRVRDVGVLVPLLPHPCSPISDVRWQTEDYDGNKILLQVQGACLRSRRDPCYVAPAVAEPVSAPATFARTVASYKNRRHQQRAASRPRGHQTSSHSSLRLACEERAEQEEWSDRLSPDCRKPPRRGHQSGSLFSLPNLGSTSPTCDAPAPSSNLHDRSCSLKRRPSLVPPFRLNVDSLVGAEETDVDTGNKVDQGSGADLSVVSAYIKSSLPLTPRPLSAPPEDVRPPFSPDVPDNAYKSATLGRAPNSFCRGTHLQSSSLSTSAAPSSSDVSINLSDSCSIISAPAEERVEEEQEFYI; encoded by the exons GTGAGTTATCCATGGGCGAGCTCCAAGATCCATTCCTGGTCAGCGTCCACCTCATCACCGACCCCGGTCAGGGCAAGTCCCTGCAGCGTGCCGCCGACGCCGTGCTGGCGTGGGTCCACCCTGAGCTGCAGCTCTTCAGAGTCTCTGAGCGGGCGTCCGCCTCCCAGCGGCCCTGGCCCAAGCGGCACCAGAATGGCGGCCCGTCCGCGGGGCCTCAGCCGGCCGTGGCCGTCATCCTCTTCCTGCAGGAGGCGTACGGCGGCGAGGAGCAGATCCTGACGCTTCACCGCGCCCTGCAGAGGCCGCCGTGGCGCTACCACCACACAGAGAACGTCAGCAACGGCCGCAGCATGCTGCCTCTCACGCCCTGCAGTCAGGACTTCTTCACCCTGTCTCCCGGCACGCCGCTGTGGGCCGTGCGGCAGGTCCACTACGGCAAGGAGATCGTGCGCTTCACCGTTTACTGTTGCCACGAAAACTACGTCGACATGGTGCGGCTTtacaagctgctgctgcagcgacGCGTGGCGCAGAAGAAGGAggacttttgtttctttgtggtCTACTCCAACCCCGACATGGAGATCCAGCTGTCGTTTAAGAGGCTCCCGCGGGGCCAGAACCCCGCCGCGCTGGATTCCGCCGTGATGGAGGTGAGGGTGCGAGACGTCGGCGTGCTGGTCCCGCTGCTGCCGCACCCCTGCAGCCCTATCAGTGACGTCCGCTGGCAGACGGAGGACTATGACGGAAATAAAATCCTGCTGCAG GTCCAAGGAGCGTGCTTGAGAAGCCGGCGGGATCCCTGCTACGTAGCCCCCGCTGTCGCCGAGCCAGTCTCCGCTCCGGCCACCTTCGCCCGCACCGTCGCCTCCTACAAAAACCGCCGTCATCAGCAGAGAGCGGCCTCCCGTCCCCGGGGCCACCAGACCTCCTCCCACAGCTCCCTCCGTCTGGCCTGCGAGGAGCGGGCTGAGCAGGAGGAGTGGTCCGACCGGCTGAGTCCTGACTGCCGGAAGCCCCCGCGGAGGGGCCACCAGTCGGGCTCCCTTTTCTCCCTACCCAACCTGGGCTCCACCAGCCCCACATGTGACGCCCCTGCTCCATCTTCCAACCTCCACGACAGAAGCTGCTCCCTCAAGAGGAGACCCTCGCTCGTCCCGCCTTTCCGTCTGAACGTGGACTCTCTGGTCGGCGCGGAGGAGACCGACGTGGACACGGGGAACAAAGTGGACCAAGGCAGCGGCGCCGACCTCTCGGTGGTGTCTGCGTACATCAAATCCAGCCTGCCCCTCACCCCCCGGCCACTGTCGGCCCCCCCGGAGGACGTCAGGCCCCCCTTCTCCCCTGACGTTCCAGACAACGCGTACAAGTCGGCCACCCTGGGCCGGGCGCCTAACAGCTTCTGCCGGGGGACGCACCTCCAAAGCAGCAGCTTGAGCACCAGTGCCGCACCGTCCTCGAGTGACGTTTCCATCAACCTGTCCGACAGCTGCAGCATCATCAGTGCGCCGGCTGAGGAGCGGGTAGAAGAGGAGCAGGAATTCTACATTTGA
- the LOC105930351 gene encoding protein FAM124A isoform X3, whose translation MEKKTFAEDDCVDSGAETGGSDYSPLSSTSSELSMGELQDPFLVSVHLITDPGQGKSLQRAADAVLAWVHPELQLFRVSERASASQRPWPKRHQNGGPSAGPQPAVAVILFLQEAYGGEEQILTLHRALQRPPWRYHHTENVSNGRSMLPLTPCSQDFFTLSPGTPLWAVRQVHYGKEIVRFTVYCCHENYVDMVRLYKLLLQRRVAQKKEDFCFFVVYSNPDMEIQLSFKRLPRGQNPAALDSAVMEVRVRDVGVLVPLLPHPCSPISDVRWQTEDYDGNKILLQVQGACLRSRRDPCYVAPAVAEPVSAPATFARTVASYKNRRHQQRAASRPRGHQTSSHSSLRLACEERAEQEEWSDRLSPDCRKPPRRGHQSGSLFSLPNLGSTSPTCDAPAPSSNLHDRSCSLKRRPSLVPPFRLNVDSLVGAEETDVDTGNKVDQGSGADLSVVSAYIKSSLPLTPRPLSAPPEDVRPPFSPDVPDNAYKSATLGRAPNSFCRGTHLQSSSLSTSAAPSSSDVSINLSDSCSIISAPAEERVEEEQEFYI comes from the exons GTGAGTTATCCATGGGCGAGCTCCAAGATCCATTCCTGGTCAGCGTCCACCTCATCACCGACCCCGGTCAGGGCAAGTCCCTGCAGCGTGCCGCCGACGCCGTGCTGGCGTGGGTCCACCCTGAGCTGCAGCTCTTCAGAGTCTCTGAGCGGGCGTCCGCCTCCCAGCGGCCCTGGCCCAAGCGGCACCAGAATGGCGGCCCGTCCGCGGGGCCTCAGCCGGCCGTGGCCGTCATCCTCTTCCTGCAGGAGGCGTACGGCGGCGAGGAGCAGATCCTGACGCTTCACCGCGCCCTGCAGAGGCCGCCGTGGCGCTACCACCACACAGAGAACGTCAGCAACGGCCGCAGCATGCTGCCTCTCACGCCCTGCAGTCAGGACTTCTTCACCCTGTCTCCCGGCACGCCGCTGTGGGCCGTGCGGCAGGTCCACTACGGCAAGGAGATCGTGCGCTTCACCGTTTACTGTTGCCACGAAAACTACGTCGACATGGTGCGGCTTtacaagctgctgctgcagcgacGCGTGGCGCAGAAGAAGGAggacttttgtttctttgtggtCTACTCCAACCCCGACATGGAGATCCAGCTGTCGTTTAAGAGGCTCCCGCGGGGCCAGAACCCCGCCGCGCTGGATTCCGCCGTGATGGAGGTGAGGGTGCGAGACGTCGGCGTGCTGGTCCCGCTGCTGCCGCACCCCTGCAGCCCTATCAGTGACGTCCGCTGGCAGACGGAGGACTATGACGGAAATAAAATCCTGCTGCAG GTCCAAGGAGCGTGCTTGAGAAGCCGGCGGGATCCCTGCTACGTAGCCCCCGCTGTCGCCGAGCCAGTCTCCGCTCCGGCCACCTTCGCCCGCACCGTCGCCTCCTACAAAAACCGCCGTCATCAGCAGAGAGCGGCCTCCCGTCCCCGGGGCCACCAGACCTCCTCCCACAGCTCCCTCCGTCTGGCCTGCGAGGAGCGGGCTGAGCAGGAGGAGTGGTCCGACCGGCTGAGTCCTGACTGCCGGAAGCCCCCGCGGAGGGGCCACCAGTCGGGCTCCCTTTTCTCCCTACCCAACCTGGGCTCCACCAGCCCCACATGTGACGCCCCTGCTCCATCTTCCAACCTCCACGACAGAAGCTGCTCCCTCAAGAGGAGACCCTCGCTCGTCCCGCCTTTCCGTCTGAACGTGGACTCTCTGGTCGGCGCGGAGGAGACCGACGTGGACACGGGGAACAAAGTGGACCAAGGCAGCGGCGCCGACCTCTCGGTGGTGTCTGCGTACATCAAATCCAGCCTGCCCCTCACCCCCCGGCCACTGTCGGCCCCCCCGGAGGACGTCAGGCCCCCCTTCTCCCCTGACGTTCCAGACAACGCGTACAAGTCGGCCACCCTGGGCCGGGCGCCTAACAGCTTCTGCCGGGGGACGCACCTCCAAAGCAGCAGCTTGAGCACCAGTGCCGCACCGTCCTCGAGTGACGTTTCCATCAACCTGTCCGACAGCTGCAGCATCATCAGTGCGCCGGCTGAGGAGCGGGTAGAAGAGGAGCAGGAATTCTACATTTGA
- the LOC105930351 gene encoding protein FAM124A isoform X2: MRLGSSCDLITALCPQRAVSNPDTKQSEQQHVQTHSSGELSMGELQDPFLVSVHLITDPGQGKSLQRAADAVLAWVHPELQLFRVSERASASQRPWPKRHQNGGPSAGPQPAVAVILFLQEAYGGEEQILTLHRALQRPPWRYHHTENVSNGRSMLPLTPCSQDFFTLSPGTPLWAVRQVHYGKEIVRFTVYCCHENYVDMVRLYKLLLQRRVAQKKEDFCFFVVYSNPDMEIQLSFKRLPRGQNPAALDSAVMEVRVRDVGVLVPLLPHPCSPISDVRWQTEDYDGNKILLQVQGACLRSRRDPCYVAPAVAEPVSAPATFARTVASYKNRRHQQRAASRPRGHQTSSHSSLRLACEERAEQEEWSDRLSPDCRKPPRRGHQSGSLFSLPNLGSTSPTCDAPAPSSNLHDRSCSLKRRPSLVPPFRLNVDSLVGAEETDVDTGNKVDQGSGADLSVVSAYIKSSLPLTPRPLSAPPEDVRPPFSPDVPDNAYKSATLGRAPNSFCRGTHLQSSSLSTSAAPSSSDVSINLSDSCSIISAPAEERVEEEQEFYI, translated from the exons GTGAGTTATCCATGGGCGAGCTCCAAGATCCATTCCTGGTCAGCGTCCACCTCATCACCGACCCCGGTCAGGGCAAGTCCCTGCAGCGTGCCGCCGACGCCGTGCTGGCGTGGGTCCACCCTGAGCTGCAGCTCTTCAGAGTCTCTGAGCGGGCGTCCGCCTCCCAGCGGCCCTGGCCCAAGCGGCACCAGAATGGCGGCCCGTCCGCGGGGCCTCAGCCGGCCGTGGCCGTCATCCTCTTCCTGCAGGAGGCGTACGGCGGCGAGGAGCAGATCCTGACGCTTCACCGCGCCCTGCAGAGGCCGCCGTGGCGCTACCACCACACAGAGAACGTCAGCAACGGCCGCAGCATGCTGCCTCTCACGCCCTGCAGTCAGGACTTCTTCACCCTGTCTCCCGGCACGCCGCTGTGGGCCGTGCGGCAGGTCCACTACGGCAAGGAGATCGTGCGCTTCACCGTTTACTGTTGCCACGAAAACTACGTCGACATGGTGCGGCTTtacaagctgctgctgcagcgacGCGTGGCGCAGAAGAAGGAggacttttgtttctttgtggtCTACTCCAACCCCGACATGGAGATCCAGCTGTCGTTTAAGAGGCTCCCGCGGGGCCAGAACCCCGCCGCGCTGGATTCCGCCGTGATGGAGGTGAGGGTGCGAGACGTCGGCGTGCTGGTCCCGCTGCTGCCGCACCCCTGCAGCCCTATCAGTGACGTCCGCTGGCAGACGGAGGACTATGACGGAAATAAAATCCTGCTGCAG GTCCAAGGAGCGTGCTTGAGAAGCCGGCGGGATCCCTGCTACGTAGCCCCCGCTGTCGCCGAGCCAGTCTCCGCTCCGGCCACCTTCGCCCGCACCGTCGCCTCCTACAAAAACCGCCGTCATCAGCAGAGAGCGGCCTCCCGTCCCCGGGGCCACCAGACCTCCTCCCACAGCTCCCTCCGTCTGGCCTGCGAGGAGCGGGCTGAGCAGGAGGAGTGGTCCGACCGGCTGAGTCCTGACTGCCGGAAGCCCCCGCGGAGGGGCCACCAGTCGGGCTCCCTTTTCTCCCTACCCAACCTGGGCTCCACCAGCCCCACATGTGACGCCCCTGCTCCATCTTCCAACCTCCACGACAGAAGCTGCTCCCTCAAGAGGAGACCCTCGCTCGTCCCGCCTTTCCGTCTGAACGTGGACTCTCTGGTCGGCGCGGAGGAGACCGACGTGGACACGGGGAACAAAGTGGACCAAGGCAGCGGCGCCGACCTCTCGGTGGTGTCTGCGTACATCAAATCCAGCCTGCCCCTCACCCCCCGGCCACTGTCGGCCCCCCCGGAGGACGTCAGGCCCCCCTTCTCCCCTGACGTTCCAGACAACGCGTACAAGTCGGCCACCCTGGGCCGGGCGCCTAACAGCTTCTGCCGGGGGACGCACCTCCAAAGCAGCAGCTTGAGCACCAGTGCCGCACCGTCCTCGAGTGACGTTTCCATCAACCTGTCCGACAGCTGCAGCATCATCAGTGCGCCGGCTGAGGAGCGGGTAGAAGAGGAGCAGGAATTCTACATTTGA